GCCAGCCGTACTCGTAGGTGCCGCCCGCCCGGGGGTAGCTGGCCGCCAGCTCCGCCGAGCTGAGCGCGTTGGCCGCCGCGGCGACGCCGGCCAGCGGCAGGGCCAGCAGGAGCGCCGGCCCGGCCACCCCCGCCGCGATCCCGGTGACCACGAAGATCCCCGCCCCCACGATGGCGCCGAACCCGATCCCCACCGCGTCCGCCAGCCCCAGCGCGCGGCGCAGCTCCGGCGGACGGTCCTGCGCTTGGGCTTCGGCCTCCGGGCGCATAGCTTACCGGCTCGTGATACAGGGATGGACGGCGGACGAATCTCGCCCCTCCCGCGCCTGGGACGCAATCGGGTCGTGCCACCGTCCGACACCTCGCGCGCAGGCGCGGTGGGAAAGGCGGCTAAAGCCGCGGCTACAACGGCAGAAAGCCTCGCAAACCCCGCGAGGCTTCAACCGCGAGCTGCAACGGCGCCAGCCCACACGCACAGATCTCCGCGTGGGAGTCCGCGAAGGCGGACTTCGTGTGGTTGTTGCAGCGAATTCATTCGCCCCGGCACCCAAAGCACTCGATGCTCTTCGAAGAATCCCCCGGCGTCTGGCGCGTCGACCTGGACTGGATGGGGCTCCCCGGCCAGATGGCCGCGTACCTGGTGGACGCCGGCGACGCCTTCGCGGTGGTCGAGAGCGGGCCCGGGAGCACGCTGCCGCGGCTGCTGGACGCCGTCCGCGCGCTCGGCCGCGAGCCCGCCGACGTCACCCACGTGCTGGTGACGCACGTACACCTGGACCACGCGGGCGCCGCCGGCGCGCTCCTCGGCCAGGCCCCGCGCGCCCGGCTGTACGCGCACCCGCTCGCCGCGAAGCACCTGCTGGACCCCTCGCGCCTGCTGGACAGCGCCAGGCGGATTTACGGCGCGCTGATGGACCGGCTCTGGGGCGAGATGCTCCCCGTCCCCGCCGACCGCCTGGTCATCCTGCAGGACGGCGACGAGGTGCGGATCGGCCGCCGCGTGCTGCGCGCCATCGACACCCCGGGCCACGCGCGCCACCACCACGCCTTCCACGACTCCGACTCGGGCCTCCTCTTCTCCGGCGACGTCGGCGGCATCCGGCTGGGCGGCGGGCTGTCGTACGTCAGCGTCCCCACGCCGCCGCCGGACGTGGACCTCGAGGCGTGGCGCGCGAGCATCGCCCGGCTGCGCCCGCTGCGCCCCACGCGCATCCTCCCCACCCACTTCGGCGGCAACGACGACGTGGAGTGGCACCTGGACGACCTCGACGCGCGCATCGCCCGGCTGGCCGAGTGGGCGCCGGGGCAGGCCGCCGCCGCCGCCGACCTCCCCGGCTTCACCGCGGCGCTGCGCGAGCGCGGCAGCGCCGAGATCCTGGCCGCCACCGGCAGCGAAGACGCCGCGCGCGCCTACGAGCAGGCCGTCCCCTACGAGATGATGGCCGCCGGCCTCCTGCGCTGGCTCACCGTTCGTGCCCGTTGAACCGTCGTTGCGCGACCTCGGGCCCTC
This region of Longimicrobium sp. genomic DNA includes:
- a CDS encoding MBL fold metallo-hydrolase gives rise to the protein MLFEESPGVWRVDLDWMGLPGQMAAYLVDAGDAFAVVESGPGSTLPRLLDAVRALGREPADVTHVLVTHVHLDHAGAAGALLGQAPRARLYAHPLAAKHLLDPSRLLDSARRIYGALMDRLWGEMLPVPADRLVILQDGDEVRIGRRVLRAIDTPGHARHHHAFHDSDSGLLFSGDVGGIRLGGGLSYVSVPTPPPDVDLEAWRASIARLRPLRPTRILPTHFGGNDDVEWHLDDLDARIARLAEWAPGQAAAAADLPGFTAALRERGSAEILAATGSEDAARAYEQAVPYEMMAAGLLRWLTVRAR